From Bradyrhizobium symbiodeficiens, the proteins below share one genomic window:
- the metF gene encoding methylenetetrahydrofolate reductase [NAD(P)H] codes for MTDLTIPARADGQDGHLKRPAISFEFFPPKTEDMERNLWETINRLAPLDPKFVSVTYGAGGSTRERTHSTIARILKETALLPAAHLTCVGASRGEIDGIVDRYHEVGVRHIVALRGDPAGGIGTPYSSHPDGYQNSADLVAGIKKRHGDIEVSVSAYPEKHPEARDFDADIDTLQAKVDAGAARAITQVFFDNDLYFRYLDRVRARGIDIPIVPGIMPMHNFKQARNFVTRAGTTVPDWFAAKFEGLDDDAETRKLVAATVAAGQVQKLAKNGVDTFHFYTMNRADLVFAISHLLGIRAKSAQKAA; via the coding sequence ATGACCGATCTGACGATTCCTGCCCGGGCCGACGGGCAAGACGGGCACCTGAAGCGGCCTGCGATCTCCTTCGAATTCTTTCCGCCCAAGACGGAGGATATGGAGCGCAATCTCTGGGAGACCATCAACCGGCTCGCCCCGCTCGACCCGAAATTCGTCTCGGTGACCTATGGCGCCGGCGGCTCGACCCGCGAGCGCACCCATTCGACCATCGCCCGCATCCTGAAAGAGACCGCGCTGCTGCCGGCCGCGCATCTGACCTGCGTCGGCGCCTCGCGCGGCGAGATCGACGGGATCGTCGACCGCTATCACGAGGTCGGCGTCCGCCACATCGTGGCCCTGCGGGGCGATCCCGCCGGCGGTATCGGCACGCCCTATTCGAGCCATCCCGACGGCTACCAGAACTCGGCCGACCTCGTCGCCGGCATCAAGAAGCGGCACGGCGACATCGAAGTGTCGGTGTCGGCCTATCCCGAGAAGCATCCCGAAGCGCGCGACTTCGATGCCGATATCGACACGCTGCAGGCCAAGGTGGATGCAGGCGCTGCGCGCGCGATCACCCAGGTGTTCTTCGACAACGACCTCTACTTCCGCTATCTCGACCGGGTCCGCGCGCGCGGCATCGACATTCCGATCGTGCCGGGCATCATGCCCATGCACAATTTCAAGCAGGCGCGCAATTTCGTCACCCGCGCCGGCACCACGGTGCCGGACTGGTTCGCCGCGAAGTTCGAGGGCCTCGACGACGACGCCGAGACCCGCAAGCTCGTCGCGGCGACCGTTGCCGCCGGCCAGGTGCAGAAGCTCGCCAAGAACGGCGTCGACACCTTCCATTTCTACACCATGAACCGCGCCGATCTCGTGTTCGCGATCAGCCATTTGCTCGGCATCCGCGCCAAGAGCGCGCAGAAGGCGGCGTAA
- a CDS encoding LLM class flavin-dependent oxidoreductase has product MIPLSVLDLSVVTTGTKPAAALRNSIDLARHVDGLGYVRYWLAEHHNLASVASPAPDVMIGQIAAVTKHIRVGSGGVMLPNHAPLVVAERFKMLEALFPGRIDLGLGRAPGTDGATAYALRSRLDRREGDDFLERLHELILWETREFPAGHPYHNVVAMPDDTALPPIWLLGSSDYSSELAAQVGMGFAFAHHFASHDAVDAMVHYRNRFQPSAWRASPHAILAVAVITADTDEEAERLASSFDLNRLRRDRGQYLPLPSVEEALAYPYSDAERTSILRNRSRLFVGSPTTVQKKLQLLIDVSKPDELMVITAVYDHEARKKSYSLLAEAFGLRAAA; this is encoded by the coding sequence ATGATCCCGCTCTCAGTCCTCGACCTCTCGGTCGTCACCACAGGCACCAAGCCCGCTGCGGCCTTGCGCAACAGCATCGACCTGGCGCGCCATGTCGACGGGCTCGGCTATGTCCGCTACTGGCTCGCGGAGCACCATAACCTCGCCTCGGTCGCGAGCCCGGCGCCCGACGTCATGATCGGCCAGATCGCGGCGGTGACGAAGCACATCCGCGTCGGCTCCGGCGGGGTGATGCTGCCCAATCATGCGCCGCTGGTGGTGGCCGAACGTTTCAAGATGCTGGAAGCGCTGTTTCCCGGCCGTATCGACCTCGGCCTCGGCCGGGCGCCCGGCACCGACGGTGCCACGGCCTACGCGCTGCGCAGCCGGCTCGACCGCCGCGAGGGTGACGATTTCCTGGAGCGGTTGCACGAACTGATCCTGTGGGAGACGCGCGAATTCCCCGCAGGCCACCCCTACCACAACGTCGTCGCCATGCCCGACGACACCGCCCTGCCGCCGATCTGGCTGCTCGGCTCCAGCGATTATTCCTCGGAACTGGCCGCGCAAGTCGGCATGGGCTTCGCGTTCGCCCATCATTTCGCGTCCCATGACGCGGTCGATGCGATGGTGCACTATCGCAACCGCTTCCAGCCTTCGGCCTGGCGTGCGAGCCCGCACGCCATCCTCGCGGTCGCCGTCATCACCGCCGATACCGACGAGGAGGCCGAACGGCTTGCCTCTTCGTTCGACCTCAACCGGCTGCGCCGCGACCGCGGACAATATCTGCCGCTGCCGAGCGTCGAGGAGGCGCTGGCCTATCCTTACTCCGACGCCGAGCGCACCTCGATCCTCCGCAACCGCTCGCGTCTGTTCGTCGGCAGCCCCACGACGGTGCAGAAGAAACTGCAGCTGCTGATCGACGTGAGCAAGCCGGACGAACTGATGGTGATCACCGCCGTGTACGATCACGAGGCGCGGAAGAAGTCCTATTCGCTGTTGGCGGAGGCGTTTGGGCTCCGAGCGGCCGCGTAA
- a CDS encoding glutathione S-transferase family protein, with translation MFLIGQYDSPFVRRVAIALKLYGLAFAHKPWSTFGDADKIAPYNPLRRVPTLVLDDGEALIESMIILDYLDELMGPEKAMLPRGGAERRKHLRICALASGLGDKAVSLLYERVLRKEQLALWVERCQAQIGDVLKVLEAERAKVTTPYWLGDRIGHADVAVACAVRFTREAHPQLFDAARYPALSAHAERCEALPPFQEIVQPLAPPKG, from the coding sequence ATGTTCCTGATCGGCCAATACGACTCCCCCTTCGTCCGCCGCGTCGCGATTGCGCTGAAGCTCTACGGCCTCGCTTTCGCGCACAAGCCGTGGTCGACCTTCGGCGATGCCGACAAGATCGCGCCGTATAATCCGCTGCGCCGCGTGCCGACTTTGGTGCTCGACGACGGCGAGGCGCTGATCGAGAGCATGATCATTCTGGACTATCTCGACGAACTGATGGGGCCGGAAAAGGCAATGCTGCCGCGCGGCGGCGCCGAGCGGCGAAAGCATCTGCGCATCTGCGCGCTGGCCTCCGGTCTCGGCGACAAGGCGGTCAGCCTGCTGTACGAGCGCGTGTTGCGGAAGGAGCAGCTCGCGCTGTGGGTCGAGCGTTGCCAGGCGCAGATCGGCGACGTGCTGAAAGTGCTGGAGGCCGAGCGCGCAAAGGTGACGACGCCGTACTGGCTGGGCGATCGCATCGGCCACGCCGATGTCGCGGTGGCCTGCGCCGTCCGCTTCACCCGCGAAGCCCATCCGCAGCTGTTCGACGCCGCGCGCTATCCGGCACTGAGCGCACATGCCGAGCGTTGCGAGGCCTTGCCGCCGTTCCAGGAGATCGTGCAGCCGCTGGCGCCGCCGAAGGGATGA
- the metH gene encoding methionine synthase, with amino-acid sequence MTVPISPKRTALLNAARERILVLDGAMGTMIQNLQFDEAAFRGERFKDFHRDLRGNNDLLILTQPQAIEDIHAAYLRAGADIVATNTFSTTSIAQADYDLTDIVYEMAREGARLAGNAARRVEAEDGKPRFVAGAIGPTNRTASISPDVSNPGYRAVTFDDLRKSYGEQINGMLDGGVDLLLVETIFDTLNAKAALYAIAEITEARGIDVPVMVSGTITDKSGRLLSGQMPEAFWHSVRHAKPITIGFNCALGAEDLRAHIADIGRVADTLVCAYPNAGLPNEFGQYDETPEYMARLVGEFARDGLVNIVGGCCGTTPDHIAAIAAAVAPHKPRIVPEIEPRLRLSGLEPFILTDAIPFVNVGERTNVTGSARFRKLITAGDYTAALQVARDQVENGAQIIDVNMDEGLLDSEAAMVTFLNLVAAEPDIARVPVMVDSSKFSVIEAGLKCVQGKPVVNSISMKEGEEKFIHEANIARRHGAAVVVMAFDEVGQADTFKRKTEICKRAYDILVNKVGFPPEDIIFDPNVFAIATGIEEHNNYGVDFIEATRWIRQNLPGAHISGGVSNLSFSFRGNEPVREAMHSVFLYHAIKAGMDMGIVNAGQMIVYDDIDPELRQVCEDVILNRDPGASERLLALAEKFRGNKTQTKEADLAWREWPVAKRLSHSLVHGITEFIEQDTEEARKASKRPLDVIEGPLMAGMNVVGDLFGDGKMFLPQVVKSARVMKQAVAWLMPFMEEEKARNAANGIGTEGSSSAGKIVLATVKGDVHDIGKNIVGIVLQCNNYEVIDLGVMVPAAKIVETVKAEKADIVGLSGLITPSLDEMAFFAGELQREGLKLPLLIGGATTSRVHTAVKIDPSYRAGPVVHVNDASRAVGVASSLLSPEKRDAYAAEVRAEYAKISEAHLRAQADKKRLKLAAARANRVPVDFAKSKPVRPTFLGIKSFDDYDLAELVDYIDWTPFFQTWELAGRFPAILDDAKVGEVARSLYDDARKMLDTIVKEKWFRARATVGFWPANAQGDDIVLYADESRTKTIATLHTLRQQLEKREGRFNAALADFVAPAGIPDYVGGFVVTAGIGEDAVADRFKMANDDYSSILCKALADRLAEAFAERMHARVRREFWAYAPDETLSTEDLILEKYQGIRPAPGYPAQPDHTEKATLFELLDAEANCGVKLTESFAMWPGSSVSGLYFAAPESYYFGVGKIERDQVEDYAARKGMTVAETERWLAPVLNYIPSREDKTFAATPANDEPPADLASHPPGCTCAVHLVWQKKRAGAG; translated from the coding sequence ATGACCGTACCCATCTCTCCGAAGCGAACTGCCCTGCTCAACGCCGCGCGCGAGCGCATCCTCGTGCTCGACGGCGCCATGGGCACGATGATCCAGAATCTGCAGTTCGACGAAGCGGCCTTCCGCGGCGAGCGCTTCAAGGACTTCCATCGCGACCTGCGCGGCAACAATGACCTGTTGATCCTGACCCAGCCGCAGGCAATCGAGGACATCCACGCAGCGTATTTGCGCGCGGGCGCCGACATCGTCGCCACCAACACCTTCTCGACCACCTCGATCGCGCAGGCCGATTACGATCTCACCGACATCGTCTACGAGATGGCGCGTGAAGGCGCCCGCCTCGCCGGCAACGCCGCGCGCCGCGTCGAGGCCGAGGACGGCAAGCCGCGCTTCGTCGCCGGCGCCATTGGGCCGACCAACCGCACCGCCTCGATCTCGCCAGACGTGTCCAATCCCGGCTACCGCGCCGTCACCTTCGACGATCTGCGCAAGTCTTACGGCGAGCAGATCAACGGCATGCTCGACGGCGGTGTCGACCTCTTGCTGGTCGAAACCATCTTCGACACGCTGAACGCCAAGGCGGCGCTCTACGCCATCGCCGAGATCACCGAAGCGCGCGGCATCGACGTGCCCGTGATGGTGTCGGGTACCATCACCGACAAGTCCGGCCGCCTGCTCTCGGGCCAGATGCCGGAGGCGTTCTGGCATTCGGTGCGGCACGCCAAGCCCATCACGATCGGTTTCAACTGCGCGCTCGGCGCCGAGGATTTGCGCGCGCACATCGCCGATATCGGCCGCGTCGCCGACACGCTGGTGTGCGCCTATCCAAACGCGGGCCTGCCCAACGAGTTCGGCCAGTATGACGAGACGCCCGAATACATGGCGCGCCTGGTCGGCGAGTTCGCACGCGACGGCCTGGTCAACATCGTCGGCGGCTGCTGTGGCACCACGCCTGACCATATCGCAGCGATCGCGGCCGCGGTCGCCCCGCACAAGCCGCGCATCGTGCCCGAGATCGAACCGCGCCTGCGGCTCTCCGGCCTTGAGCCCTTCATCCTGACCGACGCGATCCCGTTCGTGAACGTCGGCGAGCGTACCAACGTCACGGGGTCGGCGCGCTTCCGCAAGCTGATCACCGCCGGCGACTACACCGCTGCGCTGCAGGTGGCGCGCGACCAGGTCGAGAACGGCGCGCAGATCATCGACGTCAACATGGATGAGGGGTTGCTCGATTCCGAAGCCGCGATGGTGACCTTCCTCAACCTGGTTGCCGCCGAGCCCGACATCGCCCGCGTCCCCGTGATGGTCGATTCCTCGAAATTCTCGGTGATCGAAGCCGGCCTGAAATGCGTTCAGGGCAAGCCGGTCGTCAACTCGATCTCGATGAAGGAAGGCGAGGAGAAGTTCATTCACGAAGCCAACATCGCCCGCCGTCACGGCGCGGCTGTGGTGGTGATGGCGTTCGACGAGGTCGGCCAGGCCGACACATTCAAGCGCAAGACCGAGATCTGCAAGCGCGCCTACGACATCCTGGTGAACAAGGTCGGCTTCCCGCCCGAGGACATCATCTTCGATCCGAACGTCTTCGCGATCGCGACCGGCATCGAGGAGCACAACAATTACGGCGTCGACTTCATCGAGGCGACGCGCTGGATCCGGCAGAACCTGCCGGGCGCTCATATCTCGGGCGGCGTCTCGAACCTCTCCTTCTCGTTCCGCGGCAACGAGCCGGTGCGCGAGGCCATGCACTCGGTGTTCCTGTATCACGCCATCAAGGCCGGCATGGACATGGGCATCGTCAATGCCGGGCAGATGATCGTCTATGACGACATCGACCCCGAGCTGCGCCAGGTCTGCGAGGACGTCATCCTCAATCGCGATCCGGGCGCGTCCGAACGCCTGCTGGCGCTCGCGGAGAAATTCCGCGGCAACAAGACCCAGACCAAAGAGGCCGATCTCGCCTGGCGCGAATGGCCGGTCGCCAAGCGTCTCTCGCATTCGCTGGTGCATGGGATCACCGAGTTCATCGAGCAGGACACCGAAGAGGCCCGCAAGGCGTCGAAGCGTCCGCTCGACGTGATCGAGGGCCCGCTGATGGCCGGCATGAACGTGGTCGGCGACCTCTTCGGCGACGGCAAGATGTTCCTGCCGCAGGTCGTGAAGTCCGCCCGCGTCATGAAGCAGGCCGTGGCCTGGCTGATGCCGTTCATGGAGGAAGAGAAGGCGCGCAATGCCGCGAACGGCATCGGCACGGAAGGCTCCTCCTCCGCGGGCAAGATCGTGCTCGCGACGGTGAAGGGTGACGTCCACGACATCGGCAAGAACATCGTCGGCATCGTGCTCCAGTGCAACAATTACGAGGTGATCGACCTCGGCGTGATGGTGCCCGCTGCCAAGATCGTCGAGACCGTGAAGGCCGAGAAGGCCGACATCGTCGGGCTCTCCGGCCTGATCACACCCTCGCTCGACGAGATGGCGTTCTTCGCCGGCGAATTGCAGCGCGAAGGCCTCAAGCTGCCCCTGCTGATCGGCGGCGCCACCACGAGCCGGGTGCACACCGCGGTGAAGATCGACCCGAGCTATCGCGCCGGCCCCGTCGTGCACGTCAACGACGCCAGCCGCGCGGTCGGCGTCGCCTCCTCGCTGCTCTCGCCCGAGAAGCGCGACGCCTATGCCGCCGAGGTGCGCGCCGAGTACGCCAAGATCTCGGAAGCGCATCTGCGCGCGCAGGCCGACAAGAAGCGCCTGAAGCTCGCCGCAGCGCGCGCCAACCGCGTGCCGGTGGACTTTGCCAAGAGCAAGCCGGTGAGGCCGACCTTCCTCGGCATCAAGAGCTTCGACGACTACGATCTCGCCGAGCTTGTCGACTACATCGACTGGACGCCGTTCTTCCAGACCTGGGAGCTCGCCGGACGCTTCCCCGCCATCCTCGATGATGCCAAGGTCGGCGAGGTCGCCCGTTCGCTCTACGACGACGCCCGTAAGATGCTCGACACCATCGTCAAGGAAAAATGGTTCCGCGCGCGCGCGACCGTCGGCTTCTGGCCGGCGAACGCGCAAGGCGACGACATCGTGCTCTATGCCGACGAGAGCCGCACGAAGACGATCGCGACGCTGCACACGCTGCGCCAGCAGCTCGAGAAGCGCGAGGGCCGCTTCAATGCGGCGCTCGCCGACTTCGTCGCGCCGGCAGGCATTCCCGACTATGTCGGCGGCTTCGTCGTCACCGCAGGCATCGGCGAGGATGCGGTCGCCGACCGCTTCAAGATGGCGAACGACGATTACTCCTCGATCCTGTGCAAGGCGCTGGCCGACCGCCTCGCCGAGGCGTTCGCGGAACGCATGCATGCCCGCGTGCGCCGCGAGTTCTGGGCCTACGCGCCGGATGAGACGCTCTCCACCGAGGATCTGATCCTCGAAAAGTACCAGGGCATCCGCCCCGCGCCGGGCTATCCCGCCCAGCCCGACCACACCGAGAAGGCGACGCTGTTCGAGTTGCTCGATGCGGAGGCAAATTGCGGCGTGAAGCTGACCGAGAGCTTTGCGATGTGGCCGGGTTCGTCGGTATCCGGGCTCTATTTCGCTGCGCCAGAGAGCTATTATTTCGGCGTCGGCAAGATCGAGCGCGACCAAGTCGAGGACTACGCCGCGCGCAAGGGCATGACGGTGGCCGAGACCGAGCGCTGGCTCGCACCGGTGCTGAACTACATCCCGTCGCGCGAGGACAAGACGTTTGCCGCGACGCCCGCGAACGACGAGCCCCCGGCGGATCTCGCCTCGCATCCGCCGGGCTGCACTTGCGCCGTGCACCTCGTCTGGCAGAAGAAGCGCGCCGGCGCAGGTTAG